Proteins from one Penicillium digitatum chromosome 2, complete sequence genomic window:
- a CDS encoding AP-2 adaptor complex subunit mu, putative: MLSGVLIFNQKGENLIFRAFRNDCRPRLADIFRIQVISNPQVRSPILTLGSTTFSHVKHENIYLVAVTKSNANAALVFEFLYRLVMLGKSYFGKLDEEAVKNNFVLIYELLDEILDFGYPQNTDPDTLKMYITTEGVKSAIANSSTDSSRITQQATGALSWRRSDIKYRKNEAFVDVIEDVNLLMSATGTVLRADVNGQIVMRAYLSGTPECKFGLNDRLLLDTGETSSNTNNPGEGNGLSTSRATRAAAGSATLEDCQFHQCVKLGRFDADRIISFVPPDGEFELMRYRATENVNLPFKVHPIVREIGTTKVEYSVAIKANYSSKLFATNVVIRIPTPLNTAKTTERTSQGRAKYEPEQNNIVWKIARFSGQSEYVLNAEATLTTMTHQKAWSRPPLSISFSLLMFTSSGLLVRYLKVFEKSNYSSVKWVRYMTRAGSYEIRF; encoded by the exons ATGCTCTCGGGGGTTCTCATATTTAATCAGAAGGGCGAAAACCTCATTTTTCGCGCCTTCCGCAACGATTGTCGTCCGAGACTAGCCGACATCTTCCGCATTCAAGTCATCTCCAATCCCCAGGTGCGCTCGCCGATCCTGACCTTGGGCTCGACGACCTTTAGCCATGTCAAGCACGAAAACATCTATTTGGTAGCTGTCACCAAGAGCAATGCCAATGCCGCATTGGTTTTTGAGTTCCTGTACCGGCTGGTCATGCTGGGCAAGAGCTATTTTGGGAAGTTAGACGAGGAAGCCGTGAAGAACAACTTCGTCCTGATTTACGAACTGCTTGATG AAATTCTCGACTTCGGATACCCCCAGAACACCGATCCAGATACCCTGAAAATGTACATCACAACGGAAGGCGTCAAATCCGCCATCGCCAATTCCTCAACAGACTCCTCCCGAATCACCCAACAAGCGACAGGCGCTCTTTCCTGGCGCCGTTCCGACATAAAATACCGCAAAAACGAAGCCTTCGTCGACGTAATCGAAGACGTGAACCTCCTGATGTCCGCAACAGGCACCGTCCTCCGCGCCGATGTCAACGGCCAGATTGTCATGCGCGCCTACCTAAGCGGCACGCCCGAATGCAAATTTGGCCTGAACGACCGACTCCTCCTAGACACCGGCGAGACCTCCAGCAACACGAACAACCCGGGCGAGGGTAACGGACTCAGCACATCCAGGGCCACGCGCGCTGCGGCAGGCTCCGCCACGCTGGAAGACTGCCAGTTCCACCAGTGTGTGAAACTGGGTCGGTTCGACGCAGACCGCATCATCTCCTTCGTGCCGCCGGACGGCGAGTTCGAGCTGATGCGCTACCGCGCAACCGAGAACGTCAACTTGCCTTTCAAGGTGCATCCGATTGTGCGCGAGATCGGTACCACAAAGGTTGAATATAGCGTTGCCATCAAGGCGAATTACAGCTCCAAGCTTTTCGCTACCAATGTTGTTATTCGTATCCCCACGCCGCTTAATACTGCCAAGACGACGGAGCGCACCAGCCAGGGCCGCGCCAAGTATGAGCCCGAGCAGAACAATATCGTTTGGAAGATTGCGCGTTTCTCTGGACAGTCGGAGTATGTGCTTAATGCTGAGGCAACGCTTACGACCATGACGCATCAGAAAGCTTGGAGTCGTCCGCCGTTAAGTATTTCGTTTAGTTTGCTTATGTTTACCTCTTCGGGTTTGCTGGTACGCTATCTGAAGGTCTTTGAGAAGAGTAACTACAGCTCTGTCAAGTGGGTGCGCTATATGACTCGCGCCGGCAGCTATGAGATTCG ATTCTGA
- a CDS encoding U4/U6.U5 tri-snRNP-associated protein 2: MLLPSALPCEVRRSSRFTPSRLFSTPPPSDTGVPSGNGLLGTCRALQSLLNRSPTPSSRSVKAHRLQSPLPLNTVRSSPRSHKVVRPVSPRQTPPPRTAALTPPPPPSALARGANKRRRDTFDDEDSDAEMSRPRNRFATPKRRRHVPFDLPFGLSSTAYYSLHSPPVTQSPPSPPRRQMDYGIPAGPCVDPDAPLPSIEVTEEHAPSSVPQEWTAEGDQHLLELVLEKFRLSQQEWDECARQMGRSHVGPRWQTLVGEGRVGLRPRRQ, from the coding sequence ATGCTGCTCCCCTCCGCCCTCCCATGCGAAGTGCGCCGGTCGTCTCGCTTCACTCCCAGTCGGCTCTTCTCAACTCCTCCCCCATCCGACACAGGAGTCCCATCCGGAAACGGTCTCCTCGGGACTTGCCGCGCACTACAATCTCTACTCAACAGATCGCCCACACCTTCGTCGCGATCAGTGAAAGCCCACCGCCTCCAGAGCCCCCTCCCCCTTAACACGGTCCGTAGCTCGCCACGATCGCACAAGGTCGTTCGACCTGTCTCTCCCAGACAAACACCACCCCCCAGAACCGCTGCTCTCaccccccctcctcctccatctGCACTTGCTCGCGGCGCAAATAAGCGCCGCCGTGACACCTTCGATGACGAGGACAGCGACGCGGAGATGAGTCGCCCGCGCAACCGCTTCGCGACTCCCAAACGCCGCCGGCACGTTCCTTTTGATTTGCCTTTCGGCCTTTCTTCTACAGCCTATTATTCCCTACACTCTCCTCCTGTCACCcaatctcctccttctcctcctcgtcgcCAGATGGACTATGGTATTCCAGCTGGCCCATGCGTCGATCCAGACGCGCCTCTGCCCTCCATCGAGGTGACAGAAGAGCATGCCCCTTCTTCGGTTCCACAAGAATGGACCGCCGAAGGAGACCAACACCTTCTCGAGCTGGTCCTTGAGAAATTTCGTCTCTCCCAACAGGAATGGGATGAGTGCGCGCGCCAAATGGGTCGCAGCCACGTTGGGCCCCGGTGGCAGACTCTCGTTGGTGAGGGTCGTGTCGGCCTGCGTCCGCGTCGGCAGTGA
- a CDS encoding Ankyrin repeat-containing domain, translating into MVDTTQMEELLKRPLYVYDLPPELLASLTVKTTSQAVAEQEPEPSPIDLELAAQDSAIATSTLCSLCRVSYNSVQEQRSHVRSDHHRYNIKAQLRGNAPLEEIEFAKAIGELDESISGSESSETEEEDAEGAAGTTLSALLKKQAKLSHPNEDPEMTETPITPKHPLFWLSSSGLPSNKSLGIYRAIFSNVEQDEPAHLVDTLRRKQLAPIKARTNKASNVPEPVTSGPHIFMCMIGGGHFAAMLVSLAPEIHRKQGGVEDRQARVIAHKTFHRYTTRRKQGGSQSASDASRGAAHSAGSSLRRYNEAALEKDIREVLSDWRDMIDIAELLFVRATGKTNRKTLFGQYDGQVLRQNDPRIRGFPFNTRRATQGELMRSFKELTRLKVSEVDEAALAAAEAKRREEESRSSPPVQKPQPPKLKLSKEEEAALLHTSQLQALIRRSKVPALMSYISNNSIPRSFTFTPADSPQNFRCPTPLHLAANLDASAVVTALLTKAESDPTVVNNEGRTPFELTGDRATRDAFRIARHDLGESKWDWEAAKVPSAVSKADAERRAEKERKAAEEEESNRRKASLDRLKREEIEKAAKSRTTKSGSRTVGAIEKPAAERRDEETRGMTPEMRMRLERERRARAAEERFKRMQGQ; encoded by the exons ATGGTCGACACGACTCAAATGGAGGAGCTCTTGAAAAGGCCTCTCTATG TGTACGATCTGCCGCCAGAACTTCTTGCAAGCCTAACGGTCAAGACCACAAGCCAAGCTGTCGCCGAACAAGAACCTGAACCCTCTCCGATAGATCTCGAACTAGCAGCGCAGGACTCCGCGATCGCAACCTCAACCCTATGCTCCCTCTGCAGGGTCTCTTACAACAGTGTACAGGAACAACGCAGCCATGTCCGCTCGGACCATCACCGGTATAACATCAAAGCCCAACTGCGAGGAAACGCGCCCCTGGAGGAAATCGAATTTGCGAAGGCAATTGGAGAGCTAGATGAGTCTATATCTGGCTCTGAGTCCTCGGAGacagaggaggaggatgcaGAGGGGGCTGCGGGTACAACACTGTCCGCCCTGCTGAAAAAGCAGGCCAAGCTTTCCCACCCGAATGAGGATCCAGAAATGACCGAAACACCGATCACTCCGAAACACCCATTATTTTGGCTGTCTAGCTCGGGGTTGCCGTCAAACAAGTCCCTAGGCATCTACCGGGCCATTTTCTCAAATGTCGAGCAGGACGAGCCAGCCCATTTGGTTGACACTCTGCGACGAAAGCAGCTTGCGCCAATCAAAGCACGCACCAACAAGGCAAGTAATGTGCCCGAACCTGTTACTTCTGGCCCGCACATCTTCATGTGTATGATCGGCGGTGGTCACTTCGCGGCTATGTTGGTTTCGCTAGCACCGGAGATACACCGAAAGCAAGGAGGAGTGGAAGACAGACAGGCTCGAGTCATTGCGCACAAAACATTCCACCGATACACCACGCGGCGAAAACAGGGTGGCTCGCAATCCGCAAGTGATGCGTCGCGCGGTGCTGCCCATTCAGCAGGTTCAAGTCTGCGCCGGTACAACGAGGCTGCACTTGAGAAGGATATCCGAGAGGTGTTGTCGGACTGGCGGGACATGATTGACATAGCAGAGCTGTTGTTCGTCCGAGCTACGGGAAAGACAAATCGAAAGACTCTTTTCGGCCAATACGACGGGCAGGTCCTCAGGCAGAACGACCCCCGTATACGAGGTTTCCCCTTCAATACCCGCCGTGCGACTCAAGGGGAGCTCATGCGGTCCTTTAAGGAATTGACCCGATTGAAGGTCAGCGAGGTGGACGAAGCCGCACTGGCTGCGGCTGAAGCCAAGCGACGAGAGGAAGAGTCCAGATCATCTCCGCCTGTCCAAAAACCGCAGCCGCCGAAGCTGAAACTTtcaaaagaagaggaagctGCCTTGCTACACACATCCCAACTACAGGCGCTTATTCGTCGCTCAAAGGTTCCCGCCCTTATGTCCTATATCTCAAACAACTCCATACCTCGTTCTTTCACCTTTACGCCTGCCGACTCGCCACAAAATTTCCGCTGCCCCACGCCCCTCCATCTTGCCGCAAACCTCGATGCATCGGCCGTAGTCACGGCCCTCCTTACAAAAGCCGAGTCGGATCCAACGGTCGTCAACAACGAAGGCAGAACTCCATTTGAACTCACCGGTGATCGAGCCACGCGCGACGCCTTCCGCATTGCCCGCCATGATCTCGGCGAGTCAAAATGGGACTGGGAAGCAGCCAAGGTTCCATCAGCCGTCTCCAAAGCCGACGCCGAGCGCCGAGCTGAGAAAGAACGCAAAGctgccgaggaggaggaatcCAACCGGCGCAAGGCTAGCTTGGATCGCCTAAAACGCGAAGAGATTGAGAAGGCAGCGAAATCACGAACGACTAAATCTGGTAGTCGTACCGTGGGCGCTATTGAGAAGCCTGCAGCCGAAAGGAGAGATGAGGAGACTAGAGGCATGACACCTGAGATGAGGATGCGATTGGAAAGAGAGCGCAGAGCGAGGGCTGCGGAGGAGCGCTTCAAAAGAATGCAAGGCCAATGA
- a CDS encoding Ankyrin repeat-containing domain encodes MMICPVPAFFGPFESACQHGPLSIVQSIVSSNNLTPAFLHHGLTRALRSGNIEVARYLLASGAPIVRETPSNIFFVSLEQQIALFGLLTQYGWTPNTPGYYGRTLLPQTVTSLHLLRWFINHGANPNLGVQKTFHDRRGGPDTSSCAALEVAAIRGEVEAVRLILDAGAKIQNGVPLHYAAGARPPGANPHSEHVVPSREFDISRIPVMALLVDRGAQVNQKEESRHMVAQYAIVYAVMAGAVERVKWLLEHGADPHIKGSWGSAAEYARTAGNEEITKVIEEFTHGKV; translated from the exons ATGATGATCTGCCCAG TTCCCGCCTTCTTCGGGCCCTTTGAATCCGCCTGCCAGCATGGTCCCCTCTCCATCGTTCAGTCCATTGTCTCATCCAATAATCTCACACCTGCTTTTCTCCACCATGGTCTCACACGTGCCCTACGCTCTGGTAATATTGAGGTTGCTCGTTATCTCCTTGCTAGTGGCGCACCAATTGTTCGCGAAACTCCAAGCAATATATTCTTTGTATCTTTGGAACAACAAATTGCTCTCTTTGGGCTCTTGACCCAATACGGGTGGACTCCCAATACCCCGGGTTATTATGGTCGTACCTTGCTTCCTCAGACCGTCACGAGcctccatcttcttcgtTGGTTCATCAACCATGGAGCCAATCCCAATCTTGGTGTGCAGAAAACTTTCCATGACAGACGTGGTGGGCCAGATACTTCCTCGTGTGCCGCACTCGAGGTAGCTGCGATTCGTGGAGAGGTTGAAGCAGTGCGTTTGATTTTAGATGCGGGTGCTAAGATTCAAAACGGTGTTCCACTACACTATGCTGCCGGGGCTCGTCCTCCCGGTGCGAATCCACATTCTGAGCATGTTGTACCAAGTCGAGAATTTGATATCAGTAGGATTCCAGTAATGGCACTACTGGTTGATCGTGGAGCTCAGGTTAATCAGAAAGAGGAGTCACGACACATGGTCGCACAGTACGCAATTGTGTATGCGGTGATGGCAGGAGCAGTTGAGCGGGTCAAGTGGTTGTTAGAGCACGGGGCAGATCCACATATAAAAGGAAGCTGGGGTAGTGCAGCTGAGTATGCACGAACTGCAGGGAATGAAGAAATAACCAAGGTCATTGAGGAATTTACTCACGGGAAAGTATGA
- a CDS encoding ABC metal ion transporter, putative has protein sequence MLDGQSQVVLEASRPGHILHSLGSALDSRRQPFCTDSEGWGPVSSLRFDLTPCFLDVVVAVVAVWGTLSGLGALWLLLRKRIPQPVSKNWHFYTKLAVLAALIIVTALQAAIQVESDPKRLWADFRFWSSLLTIISLGVITSVQYFEHWRSRQPNGVVLFYWLFFIIAYTVKLRSLIARKEYIGQLPYFICFNISLGLALFEFVLEYFVPKKQSTYDALGDEDECPYNYADVFSVLTFGWMTPMMKYGYKNYLTQDDLWNLRSRDTTRATGNALKEAWDKQLEKKKPSLWTALFRAFGAPYVRGAIIKSGSDVLAFVQPQLLRLLIAFIESYRGPDPQPIIRGVAIALSMFLVSVCQTSFLHQYFQRAFDTGMRVKSALTAMIYAKSLKLSNEGRSAKTTGDIVNHMAVDQQRLADLTQFGTQLISAPFQITLCMVSLYQLLGASMFAGIGVMILMIPLNGVIARMMKKLQIIQMKNKDSRTRLMTEILNNIKSIKLYAWNTAFMNKLSHIRNDLELNTLRKIGATQSIANFTWQSTPFLVSCSTFTVFVLTNDKPLTTEIVFPALTLFNLLTFPLSILPMVITSIIESSVAVTRLVEYLTAEELQTDAVVFQDAVAHPGDESVRVRDATFTWNRHSGETVLENIDLSARKGELSCIVGRVGAGKSSLLQSLLGDLWKDQGEVFVRGRIAYVAQAPWVMNASVRENIVFGHRWDPSFYDLTVEACALLDDFKNLPDGDQTEVGERGISLSGGQKARLTLARAVYARADIYLLDDILSAVDQHVGRHIINRVLGKTGLLGGKTRILATNAITVLKEADFIGLLRDKTIIEEGTYDQLMAMKGEIFSLVRSTMIDSDDEGTASGSDGLASPESSVAATIIQNGGASDSEEAEQLGDLIPIRAGGGSEARRRASTVTLRRASTVTWQGPRRKLGDEENVLKSKQTQEVSEQGKVKWGVYLQYAKDSNVMAVVVYLIAMMAAQTAQVVGNFWLKRWTEWNETNGTNAQVGKFIGVYLALGLGSSLLVIVQNLILWIFCSIEASRKLHERMAFAIFRSPMSFFETTPSGRILNRFSSDIYRVDEVLARTFNMLFANSARALFTMIVISATTPAFLLFVLPLGYIYLSYQKYYLSTSRELKRLDSVTRSPIFAHFQESLGGISTIRAYRQENRFALENEWRMDANLRAYFPSISANRWLAVRLEFIGSIIILASAGLAILSVATGSKLSPGMVGLAMSYALQITQSLNWIVRQTVEVETNIVSVERVLEYANLPSEAPEVIFKRRPAIGWPAQGAVEFNNYSTRYRPGLDLVLKDISLNIKPKEKIGVVGRTGAGKSSLTLSLFRIIEGVEGNISIDGLDVSTIGLTDLRGRLAIIPQDPAMFEGTLRDNLDPRHVHDDTELWSVIDHARLKDHVSKMDGQLDAQIQEGGSNLSQGQRQLVSLARALLTPSNILVLDEATAAVDVETDALLQRTLRSSIFSDRTIITIAHRINTIIDSDRIVVLDKGRVAEFDTPAELIKRGGQFYELAKEAGLLDSEGGIASSQ, from the exons ATGCTGGATGGCCAATCCCAGGTGGTCCTAGAGGCGTCCCGCCCGGGGCACATCTTGCATTCCCTTGGATCGGCACTTGATTCCCGGCGACAGCCCTTCTGTACAGATAGCGAGGGCTGGGGCCCTGTCAGCTCATTAAGATtcgatctgacgccatgCTTTCTTGACGTGGTTGTGGCAGTAGTGGCTGTCTGGGGGACGCTGAGCGGACTGGGTGCGTTGTGGTTGTTACTGAGGAAGCGAATTCCGCAGCCCGTATCGAAGAATTGGCACTTCTACACCAAGTTG GCCGTTCTTGCCGCTCTCATCATCGTGACCGCCCTTCAAGCTGCGATCCAAGTCGAATCAGACCCCAAACGCCTCTGGGCCGATTTTCGCTTCTGGTCCTCTCTCCTGACGATCATTTCGCTGGGGGTGATCACCTCGGTGCAATACTTTGAACATTGGCGGAGCAGACAGCCCAATGGCGTTGTCCTATTTTACTGgcttttcttcatcatcgccTACACGGTCAAACTTCGGTCCCTGATTGCGCGGAAGGAATACATCGGCCAACTCCCTTACTTTATCTGCTTTAATATCAGCTTGGGACTAGCACTCTTTGAATTCGTGCTAGAATATTTCGTACCCAAGAAGCAAAGCACCTACGATGCGCTGGGAGACGAGGATGAGTGTCCCTACAATTATGCCGATGTTTTCTCAGTTCTCACCTTCGGTTGGATGACCCCGATGATGAAGTACGGATACAAAAACTACTTGACCCAAGATGACCTCTGGAATCTCCGCAGTCGCGATACCACCCGAGCCACGGGTAACGCCCTGAAGGAGGCATGGGATAAACagcttgaaaaaaagaagccatcTCTATGGACAGCGCTCTTCAGGGCATTCGGTGCCCCCTATGTACGTGGTGCGATAATCAAATCCGGAAGCGATGTTCTTGCCTTTGTTCAACCGCAACTCCTACGACTTCTTATTGCCTTCATTGAGTCGTATCGAGGCCCGGACCCACAGCCTATCATCAGAGGTGTCGCCATCGCCTTGTCTATGTTTTTGGTTTCTGTGTGCCAAACTAGCTTCCTCCATCAATATTTCCAGCGCGCTTTCGACACTGGCATGCGAGTCAAGTCAGCCTTGACAGCCATGATTTATGCCAAGTCCTTGAAACTATCAAACGAAGGGCGCTCGGCAAAGACGACCGGTGATATTGTCAACCACATGGCAGTCGATCAGCAGCGCCTTGCAGATCTGACCCAGTTCGGCACTCAGCTTATCTCTGCACCTTTCCAAATCACCCTGTGCATGGTCTCCCTTTACCAACTTCTTGGGGCGAGTATGTTTGCTGGTATCGGAGTGATGATCCTCATGATTCCTCTGAATGGTGTCATTGCTCGAATGATGAAGAAGTTGCAGATTATTCAAATGAAGAACAAGGACTCGAGGACCCGATTGATGACCGAGATTCTGAACAACATCAAGAGTATCAAGCTCTACGCCTGGAACACGGCTTTCATGAACAAACTCAGCCATATTAGAAACGATCTCGAGCTGAACACGCTCCGCAAAATTGGAGCCACTCAATCTATTGCCAACTTCACCTGGCAGTCTACCCCTTTCCTGGTTTCGTGCTCCACGTTCACTGTCTTTGTGTTGACGAATGATAAACCTTTGACTACCGAGATTGTGTTCCCTGCCTTGACGTTGTTCAACTTGCTCACATTCCCGCTTTCGATCTTGCCTATGGTCATTACATCCATTATCGAATCTTCCGTGGCCGTGACGCGATTGGTTGAGTATCTCACTGCAGAGGAGCTGCAGACTGATGCTGTTGTCTTTCAAGATGCCGTGGCGCACCCCGGTGACGAGTCTGTCCGTGTTCGAGATGCCACGTTTACTTGGAACCGTCATAGTGGGGAGACTGTGCTGGAAAACATCGATCTGAGTGCACGCAAGGGAGAGCTCAGCTGTATTGTTGGCCGAGTTGGCGCTGGAAAATCTTCTCTTCTCCAGTCATTGCTGGGTGATCTGTGGAAGGACCAGGGAGAGGTGTTCGTACGTGGTCGAATCGCGTACGTCGCGCAAGCGCCGTGGGTTATGAATGCCAGTGTCCGAGAAAACATTGTATTTGGACACCGATGGGACCCCTCATTCTATGACCTCACCGTTGAAGCCTGTGCTTTGCTTGATGATTTCAAGAACTTACCTGATGGTGACCAGACAGAAGTCGGAGAACGTGGCATTTCCCTTTCCGGTGGACAAAAGGCACGGTTGACACTCGCCAGAGCTGTCTATGCTCGTGCTGATATCTATCTCCTGGACGACATCCTCTCGGCAGTCGATCAGCATGTTGGACGTCACATCATCAACAGAGTGCTTGGCAAAACTGGTCTCCTCGGTGGCAAGACCAGAATTCTTGCAACAAACGCGATTACTGTCCTCAAGGAGGCTGACTTCATCGGCCTGCTGCGGGACAAGACCATCATCGAGGAAGGAACCTACGACCAACTGATGGCTATGAAAGGGGAGATTTTCAGTCTCGTTCGCTCTACAATGATTGACTCAGATGATGAAGGTACTGCTAGTGGCTCCGACGGCCTTGCTAGCCCCGAAAGCTCAGTCGCAGCCACCATCATCCAGAACGGAGGTGCATCCGACAGTGAGGAGGCGGAACAACTTGGTGACCTTATTCCCATCAGGGCAGGAGGAGGTAGTGAGGCCCGTAGACGGGCCAGTACCGTCACCTTGCGCCGTGCAAGTACCGTGACCTGGCAAGGGCCCCGGAGAAAGTTGGGAGATGAGGAGAACGTTCTCAAGAGCAAGCAGACCCAAGAAGTTTCCGAGCAAGGGAAGGTTAAATGGGGTGTTTACCTCCAATACGCAAAGGATAGTAATGTCATGGCAGTTGTGGTTTATTTGATTGCCATGATGGCTGCTCAGACTGCTCAAGTGGTGGGCAACTTCTGGTTAAAGCGCTGGACTGAGTGGAACGAAACCAATGGGACCAATGCTCAAGTTGGCAAGTTCATCGGTGTCTACTTGGCGCTTGGCCTGGGATCATCTCTCTTGGTCATTGTGCAGAACTTGATCCTTTGGATTTTCTGCTCCATTGAAGCATCTCGAAAACTTCACGAACGGATGGCATTTGCTATCTTCCGCTCTCCCATGAGCTTCTTTGAAACCACCCCATCTGGCCGTATCCTCAACCGTTTCTCTAGTGATATTTACAGAGTCGATGAGGTGCTTGCTCGCACTTTTAACATGCTGTTCGCAAACTCCGCTCGTGCCTTGTTTACCATGATTGTCATCTCAGCAACCACCCCGGCTTTCTTGCTATTCGTCCTTCCGTTGGGTTATATCTACCTAAGCTACCAGAAGTACTACCTAAGTACCTCCCGCGAGTTGAAGCGTCTGGACAGCGTCACCCGGAGCCCGATCTTCGCTCACTTCCAGGAATCTTTGGGCGGTATCTCGACCATCCGGGCCTACCGACAGGAGAATCGGTTCGCCCTTGAGAACGAATGGCGCATGGATGCTAACCTCAGGGCTTACTTCCCATCCATCAGTGCCAACCGCTGGCTCGCAGTTCGACTTGAATTTATTGGTTCAATCATTATTCTTGCATCCGCTGGACTTGCAATTCTGTCCGTTGCGACTGGCAGTAAGCTTTCGCCAGGCATGGTCGGTTTGGCCATGTCTTATGCACTTCAGATTACGCAGTCTTTGAACTGGATTGTCCGCCAGACTGTCGAGGTTGAGACTAACATCGTGTCCGTTGAGCGAGTTCTCGAGTACGCCAATCTCCCGAGCGAGGCGCCCGAGGTGATTTTCAAGCGTCGCCCTGCCATCGGCTGGCCGGCTCAAGGAGCGGTGGAGTTTAACAACTACAGCACCCGCTATCGCCCTGGGCTAGATCTTGTGCTCAAGGATATAAGTCTCAACATTAAGCCTAAGGAGAAGATCGGTGTTGTTGGCCGAACGGGCGCCGGGAAGAGTTCGCTCACCTTGTCCCTTTTCCGGATCATCGAGGGTGTTGAAGGAAACATCAG CATTGATGGACTCGATGTGTCTACAATTGGGCTGACTGATCTTCGTGGACGTCTCGCTATCATTCCTCAAGATCCCGCCATGTTCGAAGGCACTCTGCGTGACAACCTGGATCCTCGTCATGTCCACGATGACACCGAGCTTTGGAGCGTTATAG ATCACGCGAGATTGAAGGATCATGTCTCGAAAATGGACGGACAACTGGATGCTCAAATTCAGGAAGGAG GATCCAACTTGAGTCAAGGTCAGCGCCAGCTGGTATCTCTCGCTCGCGCTCTTTTGACTCCCAGTAATATTCTTGTTCTGGACGAGGCAACC GCTGCAGTTGATGTGGAGACGGATGCGCTGCTGCAGCGCACCCTGCGCAGCAGCATCTTCTCTGATCGGACCATCATCACGATTGCGCACCGCATCAACACGATCATTGACTCTGATCGGATTGTCGTTCTGGACAAGGGGCGAGTGGCTGAATTCGACACGCCTGCAGAACTGATCAAGAGAGGTGGCCAATTTTATGAGCTCGCCAAGGAGGCTGGCCTGCTCGACAGCGAGGGTGGCATTGCCTCCTCACAATAG